The sequence AATTAACAAAGTGGTATTAAGCGCTTCTGGAAGCCCTTGAAGGGCACGAATAAGTGAAGTTCTGGAATTTTCACGTCATTATCGTAATAAAACTATATAAAACAATGGCTTATTATACACAAAGCACTGCATTCTGTATAGCAGGTTGTTGAAATTTACCCTTATGCCTTCGGCTGTGAACCCATTTTTTGACTAATTTTTAGCGCTGAAATCCAGATCAGTCCTGAATTTCCGGTTTTAGCCGGTATTTATGACCTCTTTCGAGGCTAAATTCCGCCTTTCGGCGGATTGCAGGCATACCTGGGCCTAGGCGGTACTGCATCGCCAGCCGAAAATGCAGCCCATCCGTGTCAAGTTATAAGCGGCCAAGGTAAAGATCGTTTGTGCCGCCACCTTCTTCAAGCCGCGGAATTTGGTTTGGCGTAGCGGACCGACAGTCTTCGCCCAGCCGAAGACTTCTTCGATCCGTTTGCGAACCTTGAGGCTTGTGCGGTAACCGTTGTGCCGGGTGGTGCGGCGGTCGATCGCCGAGCCTTTTTCTTTGCTCGCGACATGCGGCGTGACCTTATGCTGGCGCATCGCGGCCACGAAGTCTTGGGTATCGTAATTTTTGTCCGCTCCCAACGTGGCGCCTGGCTTGTTGACCGTGCGCTTTACCATGACTTTGGCCGCTTCCCGTTCCGCGGTGCCGGTGGCGTGCGTGACTTCAACGTCCACCACCAAGCCATGGCGGTTCTCCATCAGGGCATGGCCCATCAAACACAGTTGCGCCTTGTCGCCCTCGCTCTTTTTGTATAACCGGGCGTCCGGATCGGTGCTTGAGGCGTGGGTATCGTTGCTGCGTTTCTCGCCCTTGAAATTGACCGTGGGGTTACGACTGCCGTCTTCCGGCGGCGGGCTGGAGCCGTCCTTTTTGACGAAGCTTTTCTGCGAGGCCCAAGCTTGAATCAGGGTGCCGTCAACCGAGAAATGTTCATCGGAAACCAGTTTCTGCCACTCCGCCAAGGCCAGCACGCGCTCGAAAAACAAACGGCTGATGCGCTCGTTCAACAGGCGGTCGCGGTTGGCACTGAACGTCGAGTGATCCCACACGGCGTCGTCCAGCGTCAACCCGACAAACCAGCGGTACAGCAAGTTGAAGTCGATGTGTTCCACCAGTTGCCGCTCCGAGCGGATCGAAAACAGAACTTGCAACAGACTGGCGCGGAGCAGGCGTTCCGGTGGAATGGAATCCCGACCGCGGCGTGCGTAGAGGGCATCGAACTCGTCACTCAGCGTGGCGAGTAAAAGGTCGACCACTTTCCGCAGTTTGCGTAAGGGATGGTGCTTGGGTATCCGCGCTTCCAGCGTTCGATAGCTGAACAGTTCTTCTTGAGTAATGTCGGCGCCGCGCATGGTCAGGAATTATCCGTTATAGTATCTTGTAATAGAACTATTTTAACATATATAACAATGCCTTAGTATATTTCTGTGCTTCTCGGTCAACGGTTTTATGCGGCTTTCGTAGGCGAGAAAATCAACAGCCTGATAGACCAGTTAATCTGACAAAGTAGAATTAGCTTAAGCATATTTCTTCTTGATGTATTAGTCATAGTTAATACCTACTTATAGAATAATAAGCCAATTCAATTTACTGCGATCCACCACCAACTGATTACGAGCCACAGTCCGTTAATGGAGCAGTATCAATAAAATCAGCTTCACGAGAGACAATATCGGCGTAAGGGATGAGAAGCCCTCCTGTTGCGAATGCATCTGCGTTAGCTGGAGCTTGTGTGCCGCCGTTGGTAACTTCCTGGAATTTTGCAAGATTTGCTACCCAGATATGCGGAGCCAGTTGACCGGCTTTTACGTTAACCTTGATTTCTCCTTGTTTATCTGCGGTGACGGGCGTGCCCAGAAATTGAAAATGGCCGTTACATGACGGGTCAACCACAGCACCTTGTGAATCAGGAACGCCACGATCAGGGATCGGTTCAAACCAATGATTGAGGATTACGTAAGTTTCACCCGGTTTTAAGCCATTAACGTTAATTTTTACCTTGTGTTTTAATTGGGTCGATATGACTGCTGCTGATCCTCTGGCGTTAATACCTTCAGGCGTTTTAATATTGAATTCATTGCTGAAATTTGATCGACGAAATGTTGCATCCTCACTCATAACGGGACTGGAAAATAAAACAGCAAAAAATAATGGAAATGAAGTGATAATGATTTTGTTCATGATGAATCTCCTGATTAATACCAAAAAATAAAGCTATAAATGTGCTTGCTATTGAAGAAAGGAGGGGGGGTGATTAGCTCTTCTTGTTGGAGAACAAACTAACCGGCAGCCCATTATGAAAAAATTAAGCACGATTGTGATAATAAATGCCGTACCCAAGACCAGAGTCAAGCAAAAAGTTAAAAAGAGATTAAATGCTTAAGCAAATATTGATGAACTCTTTGCCAAACGCTTATGCAGATAATTAAAATTTCAATAAGGCATATAAAACGTGGTTTGCAGACTTTTTTAAAAATCCGTAATGAGTTAAGGCGGGGCGGGCTTTGCAGCCCTGGA comes from Methylicorpusculum oleiharenae and encodes:
- a CDS encoding IS5 family transposase codes for the protein MRGADITQEELFSYRTLEARIPKHHPLRKLRKVVDLLLATLSDEFDALYARRGRDSIPPERLLRASLLQVLFSIRSERQLVEHIDFNLLYRWFVGLTLDDAVWDHSTFSANRDRLLNERISRLFFERVLALAEWQKLVSDEHFSVDGTLIQAWASQKSFVKKDGSSPPPEDGSRNPTVNFKGEKRSNDTHASSTDPDARLYKKSEGDKAQLCLMGHALMENRHGLVVDVEVTHATGTAEREAAKVMVKRTVNKPGATLGADKNYDTQDFVAAMRQHKVTPHVASKEKGSAIDRRTTRHNGYRTSLKVRKRIEEVFGWAKTVGPLRQTKFRGLKKVAAQTIFTLAAYNLTRMGCIFGWRCSTA